Sequence from the Osmerus eperlanus chromosome 23, fOsmEpe2.1, whole genome shotgun sequence genome:
AcacctggagtcaggtggctgagcggttagagaattgggctagtaatcagaaggtcacgggcaaggcacttcaccctacttgcttcggggggaatgtccctgtacttactgtcagtcgctctggataagagcgtctgctaaatgactaaatgtaaatttaatgtTCCCTGGTAGGCGTGTCCTCAACTATACTACAGACTAAAATGTGCTGTGGAAAACAAAGGGTTGCTTATTATTCTGTAACAGATCACGGGAACAAATCCACTGTCCAGGCAGAATATCAGAGTTGGGTTATGTTTATTTCCCAAATATGACAGAACAGACTTTCTCCCAGGACCCGTAGAAAAAAGAGGACAAAAAGCACACAgttcattaaccctcgtgctgccttcgggtcacatgacccaaaggttcataacgaaccatcgttgtgtttacccaattttacccaatacaaaaacaaataaaaataattttcttttaaccttcgcaatgtggggggtctgagacagcccaacggttaaaagaaaatgcttcactttgtttttgtatgcggtaaagttgtcgcaatacgacggtgggtcacaatgactgatgggtcagaacgacccgaagataacacaagggttaaagaaaacCTCCTCGTAAGGGAACCAAAATTGGAGCGGATGAACAAAAGAAAATAGCCCACAACTTCCTCCACTCTAACTAATATCCTTCCTATCACACCTCTTccagtcatctctctctctcccccccaaccaGAATCCTCTGCCATTATATGGGTCTCAGCTAATTACCCAAACTTGCTTCAGGTGTGTATATAAGTCTTATCCAGATTCTGATGGAAGACTGAAGCTCAGTAGGTCTGGGCTTTTCTTCCACCTGCTGGGCACATAGCCTCCCTCCAAGGTGACCTGGGCCTTCACCTGCTGGGCACATAGCCTCCCTCCAAGGTGACCTGGGACCATATGTCACAATTCATATATGTTtattgagtcaggtggctgagcggttagggaattgggctagtaatccgaaggttgctggttcgattcatggctgtgctaaatgacgttgtgtccttgggcaaggcacttcaccctacttgcctcagggagaatgtccctgtacttactgtaagtcgctctggataagagcgtctgctaaatgaatacatgtaatgtaaatgtttattgaAGCATATTTACAGTAGTACATGATCCCATAGTGAGAAGCAGAGGCAAGTCGTATAACAACAAGGAGAATAAATAACATAAGTATGCAGTTGCATTAAAGCATTTTTAAAGTGCATTTAGTCAGTATAATCGTATAAGTCTAATTTCTTGTTTGACACATCCCTTTGTTAACAGTTATTGATCTTTAATATTGATTTGACTTATTTTCTGTTAAacagcaagcaacaataatctTCATCTTTCCTTTACCACTGACACAATATATTACTATATCCTGTGAGACCACAATCCATTGCTTATAGGTTGATGAAATATATTGTACTTCCACGTATATACAAGATAGATAGTCTGGGTAATTTTTTTGTATACTGTACACTTTTCATCAAGGTTGGCTTCAGGGTTTTGATGGGcagtaccccccctcccccctcccttaaaTGCTTTGTGCCCGCCATTATGTTAGCTATTAGAGATTCTGTAAGAGAGCTATATACAAAATCCCCCCCATGTGGAAATCAAATTCCCGCCCATCCGATTGGTCCTGAAACCAAGCCTGCTTCTCCTCCCAGTGGTGAGATGGGTCAGGTACAGAACGGTAAATGTTTTGTTcatcagggtggaggtgtgtagtCTGAAGATGGTgtagggggggtgatggggagaCTAGGTGGTgtagggggggtgatggggagactaggtggtgtagagagggtgatggaagactctaggtggtgtagagggggtGATGGAAGACtctaggtggtgtagagggggcGATGGAAGACtctaggtggtgtagagggggcGATGGAGAGACTAGATggtgtagagagggtggtgggaaGACTCTAGATGGTgtagagggggtggtggggagactaggtggtgtagagggggcGATGGAGAGACTAGATggtgtagagagggtggtggggagactaggtggtgtagggggggggatggggagactAGGTGGTGTAGAGAGGGTGATGGAAGACTCTAGATGGTgtagagggggtggtggggagacTAGGTGGTgtagggggggtgatggggagactaggtggtgtagagagggtggtggggagactCTAGATGGTgtagagggggtggtggggagacTAGGTGGTgtagggggggtgatggggagactaggtggtgtagagagggtgatggaagactctaggtggtgtagagggggcGATGGAGAGACTAGATggtgtagagagggtggtggggagactAGGTGGTGTAGAAAGGGTGGTGGGAAGACtctaggtggtgtagagggggtGATGGAAGACTCTAGATGGTgtagagggggtggtggggagactaggtggtgtagagagggtggtggggagactaggtggtgtagagagggggtgagggagagactaggtggtgtagagagggtggtggggagactAGGTGGtgtagagagtgtgagggagagactaggtggtgtagagagggtggtggggagactaggtggtgtagagagggtggtggggagactaggtggtgtagagggggtgatggagagactaggtggtgtagagagggtggtggggagactaggtggtgtagagagggtggtggggagactaggtggtgtagagagggtggtggggagactaggtggtgtagagagggtgatggagagactaggtggtgtagagagggtggtggggagactaggtggtgtagagagggtggtggggagactaggtggtgtagagagggtggtggggagactaggtggtgtagagagggtggtggggagactaggtggtgtagagagggtgatggagagactaggtggtgtagagagggtggtggggagactaggtggtgtagagagggtggtggggagactaggtggtgtagagggggtgatggagagactaggtggtgtagagagggtggtgggaaGACTCTAGATGGTGAAGAGTAGTTGGTAACCAGAGTTACATATCAGATGAGGTTCTGATCCGAGGGCGGTTGATATGAATCTGCCGGGAGAGAAATATGATGTTGAATTATACGTGGttgcctgtgtgggtgtgtgtgtgtgcgtgtgtgtgtgtgtgtgtgtgcacgatgGAGAGCTGGGGGGGAAAAAGCTTGGGGAGTGTGTTAGTGAGAAGGCGAGAGATAACAAAGAGAGACAGTTAGAGGGCGTGTTAGCAGGTGAacatgtgtgagaatgtgtgtatatTACATCCACAGTTTTCTCACCTGCTGGTTGCTTGAGAAGTCGTGGAGTGCAAGTTGGGGTAGGTGGTAACTTGGGGACTGTTGCTCATAGGTGGTTTGGAGGTAGCGAGAGGAGTCTGGGTAGTGGACTGGGTGAGAGGTataggatggaggtggagcactGCCTGGTCTGTTGAACTCCCCGGCTGGGTATACAGGGTTTACCATGCCTGGGGAagggagaacagacagaacGAACATAAATGTTACACACATCTTAGTGGcactaataataatatattaatTTACTTCAAAACGATATACAGAACCTGCAAACTATTAATCTAGTCAGACTCTCTACCACCAAGATATACCCATCCCTTATTTGTAGAGATGTTTAAGCTTTAGACGTTATTGTCCCCGAGGGAAACTTAAGACATATAAGACTTAATAGGACAGTAAGATTATAAGACTTTAGATTAGAGTTGTAAACATTTAAGATGCCCTAGTTGACAAACCACAGGGGTCTGTCTCAAGGCAGTGTGTGCATTACATTTGCATTGCATTATATTAATTTTTCAACATCAACGTACAAGTAATGCATATGAAACGTACAGCAGTAGAACAAAGGTCAGAAGGGcaaagttctaacagtattactGTGGTCAGAGTTGAACGACACCCTGGATTTACAAGCCACATCGCCAGGTCACCACGCCTCAGCTATCAGGCACGTGGTGTAGGTGAATGTGATTGGCTTGTGGTGTAGGTGAATGTGATTGGCTCGTGGTGTAGGTGAATGTGATTGGCTCGTGGTGTAGGTGAATGTGATTGGCTCGTGGTGTAAGAGAGGACGTTCTTCATACCTTGATTGGCTGCTGTTCTGTTGGGGGAGGACCACTCAAAGTCATCCTCCAGCCATTGGTTGACTATTTTCTGCTTGCTGTCTTTGTTCCTGATGAGGGGGAACGGGGAGGGGAGccgaaggaggggaggaagatgagAAGGAGGGGAAAAGTGTGGATGAGGAAAAGGGGATGaatagaggaagaagaagatgagAAAGCGGGGGAATGTAGGAAGAAGAGACGGGGGGCAAGGAAAGTTGGGGGATGAATTGATGAATCGAAAGATGGacaaggagaggatgagaagatGAAGCAGCGAGTTGAGAagcagagaaagaaggagaggaaggagagaaggagggaggagagaggaagaggagagaagagggggggagaggagacgaggagagaggaagaggagagaggaggaggaaaatagtttggaagaggagaggatagagtgaAGGACAGAAAGTAGAAGAAAGGAcaccattaaaaaaaaaaaaaaaaacgagttTCATTCGTGATTGTAAGATTAGATCATCACGGTGATAAGCAGTACTACTGTAACTCAGCCGACTGGCtcacctcctctgtctctgcttGGTGAGCAGCAGGTAGGCAGTCAGGAcccccaccagcaccaccagcaccaaGCCCATCACACTCATCCCCACGTAGAAGCCAATCTTGTTGATGGGGTGGTTACAATTGGCGCCCATGTACCAAGTGGATCCTGTGTGGAGACAACTGAAACACAACGCCAATGCtacactgttagtgtgtgtcagtgttaaggtgtgtgtgtgtgtgtgtgtgtgtcggtgttaaggtgtgtgtgtgtcgttgtgtATGTGGAAGTACACAATAGAtctatgtatatgtgtatagTTGTAAAGTGAAGcacatacttgtgtgtgtgtgtgttggtgttaaggagtgtgtgtgtgtgtgtgtgtcggtgttaaggtgtgtgtgtgtctgtgtgtagttgtAAAGTGAAGcacatacttgtgtgtgtgttggtgttaaggtgtgtgtgtgttggtgtgtgtgtctgtgtgtagttgtAAAGTGAAGCACATACTAGCACTGGGGTCCTTCATCCACTGAGACAGCACAGGTGCCGTCGTGTTGACATGTGAAGGGTTCAGGGTGTCCAGGAATGCATCTATTCACACACTCAAGTTTACCACCGATGTTGACAGGAGAGTAGTATTTAGCCAGCTTCGGGTCTACAGATTTCCTACACACAGCTgacggagggagcgagggagggagggaggggagggggggagagagtgagccaCACTCACTCTGTGTTCTCAATCAATCTTGAACATGTCGTTGCCTTGTAGTTATTCTTAAGTTACCTGTTGGATCCAAATCTTCTTTTACTGGTGCTTGTGTACTGGTCACCTGGAACTCTGGACAACCTAGTTGATAGAAATGATTATTAAGAGTATGAGATTAGGTTGGTAAAAAACACATAAATTCTATCTGAAACTCCTGTGACTCTGATTCCAGTAATTACCAGTAATTTAAAAAGTCCTGTGGAATTCTTGGTAAAAAGAGACGTGTTTACCTGGTGTGGCTGCAGAGCAGCTTTTGATGTCTTCTACTGCTGTCTGAACTTCTTTAAAAATAGTGTTGAACATCGTCTCCGACCCTGCGTTGTTGTTGATCTTCAAAACCACACTGTGTATGACCCTGACCCTGGATGTGAGGAAAATAAATGATCCTTTATTAGTATGCATATTAATCAGATTGTATCCTATAGCCACTGACAGTGTAAATGCAGACAAGAAATAAAATCGTAcccttttgttttctttctcgCACTGAAGATGTCCGTTATCTCCTTCTGGGATGTCAAACAAGATtcagagaaacagacaaaacCAACATCAGTGAAACATCTTTTCGCATATCGCTGCGACGCTTCCTAATTGTTTGCGAGACTAGAGGGACTCTGAGTGTGCTTCCTTACGTTGGAGAAAGCAAATTtgtcccccgtctctccccgtAGTTTCTCCTGTCTCACAGCTCTCCGCAGTCCTGCTGATGCCGGGCTGTTTAAACGGAGAGGAAGGCGGAATTTTAACAACGTCTACGAACAGACAACCGCCCAGGGGTGCGTTTCCTGAAAGCATCGTGAGCCCAAGTTGTTCGTAGAATCCATCATACGAtggatcttagttttacgggccgtttcccgaagccatcgtagctaaagagACTCTTGGAAATGCTCGTAGGCCTAGattactccttacgagcatgttcgggaaacgtacgtaagaaataacgatggttcgttattttGCTTGTAGAAAACCCTCGTAACAGCTAaaatccatcgttatcgggaatcATTTTCAAAGCTTAACATCGTTAATTAAAACATGTCTTGTTGCATTCTAAGTTCAATGTGACGGCCTACCTCACGTTAGTGACGACTACTTCTTTGAAGTTTTGGATGTTTTTCTTTAAGTAATAAGTAGTCATCTGAAACATCAACACATGCATGGTTAAACACCATGTCATGATTACATACTAGAAATTGAATTTACTTTTTAACTGAAAACTTTCTAAGTGGTTACTTACATCTGTAGTGAAATTGTTAACAAATGTCTTGTATTCAGGAGATTCCTTATTGTTGTACTCTTCTATGAAAGTCTCCTTCACTTCCATTGTGACTACAGCTGACCTGTCAATTGTATCTTaaagcaaaaacaaacaaaaaatgattTACCCTCaattaaaataaatgaataatgtAATTATTCATCCATTGTAATGGGTCCAGATGTATGGAAACAATTCataaatagatatatatatataggtttTTAAAGTGTAAATGCACAATGGCTGACGTACCTGGTGTATAGGAGTCTTGGAGCTCTCTACATGTCGTGCCTTTGAACTGTTCAGTGCAGAAGCAACTTTGTCCATCTGGTTTTGGAGTTCCTCCATTGAAACAGTGTACAGGagggtttgttgttgttggggtGGGTCCCACAGTGCTTGGAGGTGTCCCCACATCAGGACTGGTTGGTTCAGCTGTGATATCTCCAGGAGAGGTTGTAGTGtagccaggagaggctgtagtttcagcaggagaggctgtagtgtctGCAGAagaggctgtagtttcagcaggagaggctgtagtgtctccaggagaggctgtagtttcaccaggagaggctgtagtttcagcaggtgagactgtagtttcagcaggagaggctgtagtgtctccaggagaggctgtagtttcagcaggagaggctgtagtgtctccaggagaggctgtagtttcagcaggagaggctgtagtgtctccaggagaggctgtagtttcagcaggagaggctgtagtgtctccaggagaggctgtagtgtctccaggagaggctgtagtttcagcaggtgagactgtggtttcagcaggagaggctgtagtgtctccaggagaggctgtagtttcaccaggagaggctgtagtttcagcaggtgagactgtagtttcagcaggagaggctgtagtgtctccaggagaggctgtagtttcagcaggagaggctgtagtgtctccaggagaggctgtagtttcagcaggagatgctgtagtgtctccaggagaggctgtagtttcagcaggtgagactgtagtttcagcaggagaggctgtagtttcagcaggagaggctgtagtgtctagaggagaggctgtagtttcagcaggtgagactgtggtttctgcaggagaggctgtagtttcagcaggagaggctgtagtgtctccaggagaggctgtagtttcagcaggtgagactgtagtttcagcaggagaggctgtagtttcaaCAGGAGAGactgtagtttcagcaggagaggctgtagtttcaccaggagaggctgtagtttcagcaggagaggctgtagtgtctccaggagaggctgtagtttcagcaggagaggctgtagtgtctccaggagaggctgtagtttcagcaggagaggctgtagtgtctccaggagaggctgtagtttcagcaggtgagactgtagtttcagcaggagaggctgtagtgtctccaggagaggctgtagtttcaccaggagaggctgtagtttcagcaggtgagactgtggtttctgcaggagaggctgtagtttcagcaggagaggctgtagtgtctccaggagaggctgtagtttcagcaggtgagactgtagtttcagcaggagaggctgtagtgtctaggggagaggctgtagtttcagcaggtgagactgtggtttctgcaggagaggctgtagtatctccaggagaggctgtagtttcagcaggagaggctgtagtttcagcaggcGAGACTGTAGTTtctgcaggagaggctgtagtgtctccaggagaggctgtagtttcagcaggagaggctgtagtttcacCAGGAGAGactgtagtttcagcaggagaggctgtagtttcaccaggagaggctgtagtttcaccaggagaggctgtagtgtctccaggagaggctgtagtttcagcaggagaggctgtagtgtctccaggagaggctgtagtttcagcaggtgagactgtagtttcagcaggtgagactgtggtttcagcaggagaggctgtagtgtctccaggagaggctgtagtttcaccaggagaggctgtagtgtctccaggagaggctgtagtttcagcaggtgagactgtagtttcagcaggagaggctgtagtttcagcaggagaggctgtagtgtctccaggagaggctgtagtttcagcaggtgagactgtggtttctgcaggagaggctgtagtttcagcaggagaggctgtagtgtagccaggagaggctgtagtttcagcaggagaggctgtagtatctccaggagaggctgtagtttcagcaggagaggctgtagtgtcACCAGGAGAGCTTGTAGGTTCAGCAGGAGAAGCTGTagtgtctccaggagaggctgtagtttcagcaggtgagactgtagtttcagcaggtgagactgtggtttcagcaggagaggctgtagtgtctccaggagaggctgtagtttcaccaggag
This genomic interval carries:
- the LOC134010035 gene encoding mucin-3A-like, with translation MFNTIFKEVQTAVEDIKSCSAATPGCPEFQVTSTQAPVKEDLDPTAVCRKSVDPKLAKYYSPVNIGGKLECVNRCIPGHPEPFTCQHDGTCAVSVDEGPQCYCLHTGSTWYMGANCNHPINKIGFYVGMSVMGLVLVVLVGVLTAYLLLTKQRQRRNKDSKQKIVNQWLEDDFEWSSPNRTAANQGMVNPVYPAGEFNRPGSAPPPSYTSHPVHYPDSSRYLQTTYEQQSPSYHLPQLALHDFSSNQQIHINRPRIRTSSDM